The Alosa sapidissima isolate fAloSap1 chromosome 17, fAloSap1.pri, whole genome shotgun sequence DNA segment tgtgatcccatgtattaacctGCATTGTATTAACCTGTAttggcctacatcacatccctgcaaagtttatttcaaaaatatttcccaaccagcaatgctcagtatgactggattatggatccatttaatgcagcatgttggtatttcattgaatatattgtacaatgctgtaaaatggcctttgcttcctaatatgttgctggaaaacagaaatatgttcaggtggtttgctggttcaTACCGGATCCAGATTAGTTCAGGTGGCTTGGATGTGGCACAGTGGATACTTGTTTTTAAAGTGCTTGTTTGTAAAGTGCTTGCAGTTGAAGATGTTAATAATTTCAATCTTATTTCCCTTTTGCTACAAGATGAGATCGTTTCCTCTCTATTttactctgtgtttgtgtccaatCAGGTGACATGGTGTGTCTACCGTGTTGGGGTCTAACATGTTCCCACACGGCTCTCGTGCCCAAACATCTAACGTGTTCCCACACGGCTCTGGTGCCCACACGGCTCTCGTGCCCACACAGCTCTCGTGCCCACACGGGGTCTGGGGAaagagggcgtgtgtgtgtgtgtgtgtgtgtgtgtgcgtgcgtgtgtgtgtgtgtgtgtgtgtgtgtgtgtgttgtgtgtgtgtgtgagggcaagGGCACATTCATGTCCTGTTTGGGTCTCTATTTCAGTGTCAGTGTAGTGTGGGAAAGCACCAGGGGCTGGGAGGggttgcacgtgtgtgtgtgtgtgtgtgtgtgtgtgttatgggggttgggtcagagagagagacagcacccTGAAGAGTACAGGGGGTGCACTGTTTGGCCTTAAGCTAAAGATGTTCATGATTATATGATaataccaaaaaaaaataatcctctctctctcacacacacacacacacacacacacacacacatacttttcataaacacactcaatttCTCAAATGACCCACATAAATATGCATCTAGTGTATTTCTACCACACATAAATAGCTAGCACTTCATTCCATCTCCAGAAAGAGCATCTGGACCATGAGGGAGAGAGGCCCGGTGGGCCCACTGTAACCGTGGCAGCAGGGGGATCTATGGCGAACTCTCCCAGTTAGTTCCTCTAGTTCTTTTGGTGAAAACCGTAGCCAGCCCATTTCCTGTAATTCTTTCCTACGCTGGGAATGAGTCTGACCTCCTTCCTGTGCGCCTGCCGCGGACTCGAGTGGCTCAGCCAAGCGCGCCTTTAGGGCAAGGGACACGACGCAGCTTCAGAATGCGCCATTGTCTTTTGTTTGCCTTTTAAGGCCCCCTCACAATGCAGGCCTACTGCCTGTCATATAAATAAGGCCTCCTTGTCTTGGTTCTCTTTGTTTATCCTAAAACAATTGTAATAATGAGCTTGGATTGGGCCTGGCTAGCCCTCTCTGCCACCACAATAAAACTTCAGAATTGCTGCCGCGAGAGATTCTTCTCTGGACAATCAAATGACATCAGAATTCCGTTTCTGTGTTCCTCTTCTGATTACATTACTGCATGAAGATTGCTTATTTATGAAAGATTCTGGCTGGTTTCTTCTATTGTCTGCTCATTTGCCATTCCTTGACGTAGGAGACAATATGATAGGCATTTACAAATAAACCTTACCAGTCACGTTTGCCCTTTAAAATCATCAATCAAGCTTGTCAGTCAATAAGAGTACCATGTCATTTCAACAGTTCTGTCTAAGAAACGCTTGCCCTGCTTTTCTGTAAGTTTAGCAGGAAATGTGAGGCCTTTGCCCTCAACGCCTATTTCAAAATGCCAAAGCAAAGCTGTATTTTTCCACCTCATTTTATTCACATTTAGCATTTTATGAAAATGATGCAGATTGCGTGTGGTTTTGAAGTGCTGTCATTTAATGCCTTATTTGAGATGTGTGTGGGCAGATGGCCAGGTTATAAGctgaggtggggaggggggggacagGGTACACACAGTGGCTCAGCTGTCATCAGCCCAATCACTACAACAGTGGTGTCTCAATGAGAACTCTACATCTAAGTGGTTTAATTCAGACATTAAATTAGCAGTACAGTACAGGGATGCAGTATCCCCTCCCACTCCAATAGCAAAGAGCAAGAGAAATGAATCTTGTTTTAGCTCTGGGTTGACTTCTGGCATGATTCGCGTTCACACCTCCACAGAGACAATTAAGCGTTGGGAAATGAAATTACTGTTCTGATCAACAAAACGCCCCATCAAGGGATCACACCGCAGCGCTTGGCACACAGTCACTAATGGCTGCCGCAGCCAGACGCCGCACGAGCACAGGGAGCTTTGCAGGGATTTGCGTTTTGGCGAAGAGCAAGCTGAGCATCAACGGAACACTGTTGCTTCAGCCAATGAGGgagaagacaaaacaaaaacccaGCTGGAGAGAGGTCTGTCCAGTCCCCAACGCCAcgatgagaagtgtgtgtgtttgtgcgtgtgctgtgtgtgttacagtaggGCAGCGTCTCTGAGTGTGTCCACTCTGTCAGTGTGTTGCTATGGTGAGGGGACAGTGTGTTGTTACGGCGACGGGACAGTCTCCTTGAGAACTCCTCTGTGGGGCAACTGCAGTGTTTGGCATAATTATTATCCAGGGCCTTTCCCCAGGGAATTGATGAATGACTTTGTATGGcaaagaagagaaggaggagaggagagagagaagagaggagagagagagaagaggggagaagggagagaagaggagagagaggagagagaagcggagaggggagagaggaaaggagagagaatccACAGTGTCATGGCTTCATCCTCAGGGGAGAGGACTAGTGGCCTCAGCCATCTTCAAAGGGTTCTTTTGGGCTTCATAAAGCATTTCCACCCAACAGAGAATGAAATGTTTCTCCCCCTACAGAAGGACAGTTGTTCCCAATGATACAAATCCACCGTTTTGGTCCCATACACCATACAATGGAATGTGTTGGGGAGGAATGAGTGATGTCAGAGGTGAGCGCTGGGCTCAAGGAACAGTATGTGCTCATGGGACCAGCGTGCCGTCGTGATGCTGAAGTCAGAATACCATGCTGTGGCCAAATCCAAATCATGTGGTGTGGACGGTCCAATTTCAAGCATTAGCCAATCATGACAATCAAAAGGAATGTCTTAAAATTCTAAAGTCCCGGCTTCTTTCACGTCTCAGCCAATAAGGTGGCCCAATGGTCACCAGGAAGTGCTGCTCTCTAGGCCAGGATGTCGCTCCGCTTGCTGCACCAGACGACCAGCGCGATCATGGCCAGCGTGAGCAGGATTGGGACGAGGATGAGGGCGGCCAGCAGGTCGTCCGACGGGTCCACCCACACCACGCGCTCCACCGTGCAGTTGGAGAAGAAGAGCTTGTGGATCTGGATGATGAAGCCCTCCACCACGGGGTTGGGCCAGTAGCAGCCAATCCGCTCCGAGTTCTTCTCCGTACACGAGGAGAACAGGTGGTACTCGctgtggagaggggaggagagagggagagagagagagagagagggagggagagagagggagaaaggggaagggagaaagagaggtagagagagagagaaatgaaaaatagagagagggttGAGAGTTGTTTAGTATAAACTTTGACACTTTACTTCAACACGGTTCACAGTTCAGCACAAGTGATAAGCTCTGTCATGAACGCACTTGTAAACTCAGACATAAAGGAACTGTTAAACTGCTATTGATAgatactgtaacacacacacagaaaaatacaGCTCTGAGGAGTAATGAATGTCTAAGCCACTAAAATGCCTTTCAAAGTCTAATGGTTAAAGTAGATTTAAAAATATGACTTTGCCATTACAAATTCGCTAATGCAACTGTCTTCTAGACGCTCATCAGATTAAAGTGGCTTTTGATGTTCATTTCTCTTTCTAGGCTGCCTGCCGTCACCGGGGCGTTCAATTTCACTGAACGTGTTAATCAGAGAAACCACTGAGTACGTCTAATGCGAGGAGTTGATGTTGGAAACGGCTGTGTGTTCATTATTAGCAAGAAAGAGCAATAATTAACGAAAGCAAATGCAAAGTAAATGgacaataaatatataaatacatactgtaaataagatCAAATGAACCTCCTCTCTGGCTAAAGAATGTTAATGTGAACACAAATGGGCTCAAGAGTCTATTTAGGTTGCGTTTAGGATTCCATTGCTGGCTGGTTTATGCTTTTGAGACAGACTGACATTAAGTGACCTGCGGCTTTTGTTCAGCCTTTCAGCAGATTTGGCGACGGAAGAATCCTCACTTCTCTAAGCTCTGACAGCCATTGAATAAAAGATGTATTCGTCACTTTCAGTAGACGGCTCTGAAAAGACTTGCTGGCTAATCTTGGAATAGAGCGGAAAAAAGAGCATGCCCATCTTAGTGACTTCTCCCCATCCACAGAGCCTGCTGTGGGCCCATGCATTTGTATAAGTAGAAGTATATTTAAGTATatttactcttttgatcccgtgagggaaatttggtctctgcatttatcccaatttacattacatttacattacattacatttagcagacacttcttgaccaaagtgacttacatatgtcagctatattacaagggatcacattgtccccggagcaacttggggttaagtgccttgctcaagggcacaacggtggaagccgggaattgaaccgacaactttcaggctactgcacactagcccagctccttaaccactacactaccaccggcCCGTGTGTGTttcaattagtgaaacacacacagcacacagtgttgCTATTACTAACGTCCCTCAGAGCTTCAGCCGGCTGCCCAGTGAGCCCAAATATATTGATACATTTGGGTTTTTTAGGCAGGCAAGCGGGCAGGTAGGCAGCATGGACACTGGGTCCACTGTTTACCCTGTCGATGCGATTTGTTCTAATCAAGAGACACCCTGCGTTTTTCGCCTGATGAGAGACATTACTGACCCAACagggtgtccacttcctgtctGGGTTAGCTGTTCCAGAAACATGCCCTGCACGCTCCACACTCCATTAAATCAGTAAACAACTACGTGTGAGCTCCTCAGTTAAGTACTTCCAGTTAAGCGATTGGAAAAACACGAGTGTATCCAAACACTACTCAGTAAGGCTACATttagtatatacagtatatttacacTACCTTTGGGGTGACTTTTTTCCAATTTTCCATTCCACGCCATTATAGACAgaaagtatataagtatagtatatatatacttttttgatcccgtgagggaaatttggtctctgcatttaacccaatcggtgaattagtgaaacacaaacagcacacaatgaacacacagtgaggtaaagcacacactaatcccggcgcagtgagctgcctgcttcaacggcggcactcggggagcagtgaggggttaggtgccttgctcaaaggcacttcagccgcggcccactggtcggggctcgaaccagcaaccctccggttacaagtccagaatgctaaccagtgggccacggctgcccacaatacTGCCACAGTAGACCACAGAATACTAGCTGAGATCagttacattgtttttttttaatcagggcagcagtttttatattacattatgtgcttacataattgcaaaagagttctccaatgtttttctcagttagccttttaaactgatatcagattagtaaacagaatatgCCTTTGGatcattggatgaatggttgctgataatgggcaatgtagatatttcattaaagatcagccatttctttctacatcGGTCATTTACATATGTGTGCCAGGAAAGGGTAACTCAAGCATGTGAagactaacctgaccctagccagaataatttcgttccgcttagctccgccttgcttcactcacatccatctgggacctcttccattgagactGATTTCTGCAGCCGATTtgatggtacagccaatcaggacgcagggcgggagtttcatagatgtgacatagcgtagaagcgactgtgagactgttatcagcgtcacgggttggcttcgatgtgagtggttgaagtagcacgtcaatagatgacggacaagtggcttattcaatcatatgcaagcattttttgattaggcccagccttctgaagcaacacttcaatggatcggtttcagatggatgagtggagctaggcggagcgaaattcatctggctagggtcaggttatgtGAAGACAGCacctggactggactggacctcATATCCACCCTCTTATATACCATATGCCACTGGACACACCAACTCGCAGGCTACAGCTCTGAGTAAACTAATTACGCTTCAGATCTGGGCCCTACTGAGGCCCTGCTGAGGCCATTTGAGCACTTAAACCCCCCAGTCAGGGGGCTATTTTGCTGCTGTTAGCATTAATGTGGTGTGCACAGCGGCATTAGCAGGAAGGGCAGCAGAACTTTAGTGTCTCTGGGGGGGTGCTGCGTGGGCTCTCGGCCCCCCTATTAGTGACTCCAGATTGGGCCCTCGCACACAGTCTTATCGCGCTGCCATAATGGCCATGGTGAATAATGGCGGCCTAAGTAGCCATAGTTTGACATGAACAGATGGCAACATGACAACCCTTATCTGCTGtttctgctgctgtgtgtgtgtgtgtgtgtgtgtatgagtgtgtgtggaggtggccTCTGTCCAATCCACCCCCCGCCCCCGTCGGCCCAAACTGGTATAAATCAATTTAGACACCGTTAAGCACTCGGGTCTTCATGCGGCCAGTAGCACTGGACAGAGATAAGGCAGGAAATTGCACATTTGCCTGATGACCTGCAGTTAGCGTGATTTTACTTAGGGCCCAGTGTGTTATTAGTGCAATCACATTTGGGCTGAACAGGATTAGTCTGCTTAGCCACTCAGAAGCTCAGAGCTGATGTCACCACCGCATAACATCACTAATATATTAATGTCTTTTATTTTGAATTCAAGGTGTCCTCTCGTGGGCACGCACTATCGTGCCGGTTTCCCCTGATGGAGCAACAGAATTtaaccagctcacacacacacatgcacacacacacaagcacacacatacaagcacacacacagacacacacacgcacacgcacacgcacacacacacaccagctgagGGGGACAGAGCAGTGTGAGGTTCAAGGTTCCAGTGTACAGAGCTCACTTCACCTAACAAGCTTCACCACAGACTGTCATGTTTGAGTTTTACAAGAGATGCTGTACAACTACTGAGGTCCACTTTCACATGAGATGACCCTCATGTGATGACCCACATGACTTCCATTTAAAGAGGAAGTTTGCAGGCTAGGGCTGAGGCTGTGCCACATATACACCTGGGACAGGTTGACCTGCCACAAGATGTCCGCTCTCTTAACGGACCCATGCATCCTCAGCTCTCCTGAGAGGGCAATATCCTCACTcagggcacacaaacacacacatacacacacacatgtacacacacacaaacacacacacacacacatacacacacacatgtacacacacacacacatgtacacatacagtacacacacacatacacacacacacacacacacacacacacacacacacacacacacacacacacacacacacacacacacacacacacacacatacacacacacacacagctccacagAAAGTGGGTGTATGGTATTTCCCTCCCATGCGGTTTCTGTAAATAGCCGGTCTGGGGGACCTTAAACGGGACATGCTCATCTCTCCATCTGGACTCCCCATGGATACAGAACCAGCCCAGAAACCCCTCATTCATCCCTCATTCCTCCCTCATTCCTCCCTCACCCCTCCCTCATCCATCCCTCATCTCTTATTCATCCCTCGTTCATCCCATTCTTCGAGGTAATTGTATCTCTCACAATCCTACTGCACTAATtcctgcatagtgtgtgtgtagtgtgtgtgtgtgtgtgtgtatgtgtctgtgtgtgttgaagcGCTGCAACGTCAACCCTGGCCAGCTCGAGGCAATAGCATCCAACAGACCAGCCTGGAGAGCCACGTGCAACAAAGCAGCTGAGCAAATCAACGACACCTTCATCCAAAGGAGGACCGCAAGACGTGCCCAACGACACCGGCAGGCAGTCCCCACCTCCCAATCATCAGGACATACCTGCTCCATCTGTGGAAGAGTGTGCGGCTCCAAAATCGGCCTCCATAGCCACATGAGGTGgcatcacatgtgtgtgtggtggggaggggggttctgtttgtctgtctgtctatctgtgtgtgtttgtgcgtgtgtgtgtgtgtgtgttttaaaactAGTTTCCTTTTTCctcagaaaacaaacacacaaatagggGCTGCACTTGGACGCCCAGAGAAAGCACATAGATctgggagaacacacacacacacacacacacacacacacacactgttaactCTTATAAATCCATGTATAGACAGATCTGGAAGAGGGGGGAATCTCACTATAAAATCCTATATGTTTATGTATAGGGGAAGGAggatatatataaatatgtatatAAAACCTTGACAGAGTCCTTGGGAAGCCCATTCCCACAGCAGGCTAacacaaatggaaaagtatAAGGTATAGCCGAAGGCAACGCTCACACAGATTTAacacaatataaatgtaaaatgtcCCATTGAAGGTACTGTTGGTAAACCCCATAGATTTCCCCATAGATATagagaaaatatgaaaatatctTATTGGCTTCAGCAGTAGTTGCTACAATTTGATCAAAAAAGGATTGAAATCCTTCatatctgctctctctctctaaaggaGTGAGATCCTTCATATCTGCTCTCTCTAAAGGAGTGAGATCCTTCATATCTGCTCTCTAAAGGAGTGAGATCCTTCATATCTGCTCTCTCTAAAGGAGTGAGATCCTTCatatctgttctctctctctaaaggaGTGAGATCCTTCATATCTGCTCTCTAAAGGAGTGAGATCCTTCATATCTGCTCTCTAAAGGAGTGAGATCCTTCATATCTGCTCTCTCTAAAGGAGTGAGATCCTTCatatctgttctctctctctaaaggaGTGAGATCCTTCATATCTGCTCTCTCTAAAGGAGTGAGATCCTTCATATCTGCTCTCTAAAGGAGTGAGATCCTTCATATCTGCTCTCTCTAAAGGAGTGAGATCCTTCATATCTGCTCTCTCTAAAGGAGTGAGATCCTTCATATCTGCTCTCTAAAGGAGTGAGATCCTTCATATCTGCTCTCTAAAGGAGTGAGATCCTTCTGCTCTCTCTAAAGGAGTGAGATCCTTCatatctgttctctctctctaaaggaGTGAGATCCTTCATATCTGCTCTCTAAAGGAGTGAGATCCTTCatatctgttctctctctctaaaggaGTGAGATCCTTCATATCTGCTCTCTCTAAAGGAGTGAGATCCTTCATATCTGCTCTCTAAAGGAGTGAGATCCTTCATATCTGCTCTCTAAAGGAGTGAGATCCTTCTGCTCTCTCTAAAGGAGTGAGATCCTTCATATCTGTGCTCTCTCCTCAGCCCTGCATCTACTGTCAGACACAACAGTTGTAAGCACAAGCATCCAACTGACAATAGCTATATTCACCCTAAACTAACCTTTTACATACTTAATGACCTGTATGTCTAGCCACACATTTTGTAGAACATGTCCACTACTTTTTTCAACAATAAATATTtagctttttgtatttttagtaTATTTCCTTCCTTCGTATTGTTTCCAAAGGCCAATAATAGCCATGTGTGAGGAGCATGTGCACATACAATCTCTGCTCGACTAGTTTAACAAAACGGCAACAATAATCGGAAAGACGCAGAGCTGACTGGCTGACTGTAGAAGCAGACGGAATGTTCTAAATCAGAACACATAACATCTCTGTCGCTATAGAAACAGACAGAATGTCGACTGGTCATTGTATCATTGTAGTCTCTGTTGCTGTAGAAACAGACAGAATGTAGACTGGTCATAGTGCCGCTGTAGTCTCTGTTgctatagagacagacagaatgtaGACTGGTCATACTGCCACTGTAGTCTCTGATGCTATAGAAATCTGGATCAGAACACACCAGGTCTCTGCGACTGCTCTCAGGTGATTTATTTGACCACTACACGCCTTCTGTCCCACTTAATGAGAAATACCAGGGATTTCATGACTGGGGTCAAGCTGGAATCAATATCAGCCCTTTACATCCAAtttggtgcctgtgtgtgtgtgtgtgtgtgagaaagagagtttgtgtgtgtgtgtgtgtgtgtgtgtctgtgtgtgtgtgtgtgtgtgtgtgtgtgtgtgtgtgtgtgtgagagagagagagttcaccaGCCAGATAggactcttttgtgtgtgtgtgtgtgtgtgtgtgtctgtgtatatgtgtgtgtgtgtgtgtttgatatgtgtgtgtgtgtgagagagagagagagagagagttcaccaGACAGATAggactcttttgtgtgtgtgtgtgtatgtgtgtgtgtgtgtgtgtgtgtgtgcatatgtgtgtgtgtgtgtgtgtgtgtgtgtgtgtgtgtgtgtgtgtgtgtgtgtgtgtgtgtgtgaattcacCAGCCAGATAtgactcttttgtgtgtgtatatgtgtgtgtgtgtatatatgtgtgtgtgtgtgtgtgtgtgtgtgtgtgtgtgagagagagttcacCAGCCAGATAggactcttttgtgtgtgtgtgtgtgtgtgtctgtgtatatgtgtgtgtgtgtgtgtgtttgatatgtgtgtgtgtgtgtgtgagagagagagagagagagagttcaccaGACAGATAggactcttttgtgtgtgtgtgtgtatgtgtgtgtgtgtgtgtgcatatgtgtgtgtgtgtgtgtgtgtgtgtgtgtgtgtgtgtgagttcaccAGCCAGATAtgactcttttgtgtgtgtatatgtgtgtgtgtgtatatgtgtgtgtgtgtgtgtgtgtgtgtgtgtgtgtgtgtgtgtgtgtgtgtgtgtgtgtgtgagagagagagttcaccaGCCAGATAggactattgtgtgtgtgtgtgtgtgtgtgtgtgtgtgtgtgtgtatgtgtgtgtgtgtatgtgtgtgtgtgtgtgtgtgtgtgtgagagagagagagttcaccaGCCAGATAggactcttttgtgtgtgtgtgtgtgtgtgtatgtgtgtgtatgtgtgtgtgtgtgtgtgtgtgtgtgtgtgtgtgtgtgcatatgtgtgtgtgtgtgtgtgtgtgtgtgtgtgtgagttcaccAGCCAGATAtgactcttttgtgtgtgtatatgtgtgtgtgtgtatatgtgtgtgtgtgtgtgtgagagagagagttcaccaGCCAGATAggactattgtgtgtgtgtgtgtgtgtgtgtgtgtgtgtgtgtgtgtgtatgtgtgtgtgtgtgtgtgtgtgtgtgtgtgtgtgtgtgtgtgtgtgtgtgtgtgtgagagagagagagagttcaccaGCCAGATAggactcttttgtgtgtgtgtgtgtgtgtgtgtgtgtgtgtgtgtgtgtctgtgtatatgtgtgtgtgtgtgtgtgtgtttgatatgtgtgtgtgtgtgagagagagagagagagagagagagagagttcaccaGACAGATAggactcttttgtgtgtgtgtgtgtgtgtgtgtgtgtgtgtgtgaattcacCAGCCAGATAtgactcttttgtgtgtgtatatgtgtgtgtgtgtatatatgtgtgtgtgtgtgtgtgtgtgtgtgtgtgtgtgtgagagagttcacCAGCCAGATAggactcttttgtgtgtgtgtgtgtgtgtgtctgtgtatatgtgtgtgtgtgtgtgtgtgtgtttgatatgtgtgtgtgtgtgtgtgagagagagagagagagagagagttcaccaGACAGATAggactcttttgtgtgtgtgtgtgtgtatgtgtgtgtgtgcatatgtgtgtgtgtgtgtgtgtgtgtgtgtgtgagttcaccAGCCAGATAtgactcttttgtgtgtgtatatgtgtgtgtgtgtatatgtgtgtgtgtgtgtgtgtgtgtgtgtgtgtgtgtgtgtgtgtgtgtgagagagagagagagagagttcaccaGCCAGATAggactattgtgtgtgtgtgtgtgtgtgtgtgtgtgtgtgtgtgtgtgtgtgtgtgtgtgtgtgtgtgtgtgtgtgtgtgtatgtgtgtgtgtgtgtgtgtatgtgtgtgtgtgtgtgtgtgtgtgtgtgtgtgtgtgtgtgtgtgtgtgagagagagagttcaccaGCCAGATAggactcttttgtgtgtgtgtgtatatgtgtgtgtgtgtgtgtttgtgtgtgtgtgagagagagagtttgtgtgtgtgtgtgtgtgtgtgtgtgtgtgtgtgtgtgtgtgtgtgtgtgtgtctgtgtgtgtgcgtgtgcgtgtgcgtgtgcgtgtgagtgtgtgtgtgtgtgtgtgtgtgtgtgtgtgtgtgtgtgtgtgtgtgtgtgtgtaagagagagagagagagttcaccaGCCAGATAggactcttttgtgtgtgtgtgtgtgtgtgagagagagagagagagagagagagggagttcaCCAGACAGATAggactcttttgtgtgtgtgtgtgtatgtgtgtgtgtgtgtgtttgtgtgtgtgtgagagagagagtttgtgtgtgtgtgtgtgtgtgtgtgtgtgtgtgtgtgtgtgtgtgtgtgtgtgtgtctgtgtgtgtgcgtgtgcgtgtgcgtgtgcgtgtgagtgtgtgtgtgtgtgtgtgtgtgtgtgtgtgtgtgtgtgtgtgtgtgtgtgtgtgtgtgtgtaagagagagagagagagttcaccaGCCAGATAggactcttttgtgtgtgtgtgtgtgtgt contains these protein-coding regions:
- the LOC121687980 gene encoding receptor activity-modifying protein 3-like isoform X2; the encoded protein is MSSALSETESSELGLTRRPLVLCNETQLLLEMDVCGEVFKRQMAHVDAQHWCNLTHFLSEYHLFSSCTEKNSERIGCYWPNPVVEGFIIQIHKLFFSNCTVERVVWVDPSDDLLAALILVPILLTLAMIALVVWCSKRSDILA